The Primulina huaijiensis isolate GDHJ02 chromosome 18, ASM1229523v2, whole genome shotgun sequence DNA window TATGTTagtttgaatttttctattcGTGTGAGCATACAAAAAATAGGTGGGTTTGTTTTCACTTGTACATGTGTAAACCCtcaatattttaaagaaaagcttatgctttttttttttctgaatatTATCTCCATTCGTTCCCAATTAAATCAGCCACTTCCGCTATTACATTGCTAATTCTTTTTTTCCTGACTTTCAGATACAATAATACAGAATTTCCTATTTTCTTGCAAGTAAAATCATTAATATTATCCCAACGAGTTGACTAGAAACTTCAAAAACAGGTGCATGTAACAGCCCATGGAAAGATTAGAGACGTTCTAGCAATGCTCGTCAAGCCAAGTTATGATATCACCAAAAACTTTAAGTATCATCTCATCTGGCTCGCCTTCAAGAAGAGAATGATAGACGTCATCATACAGGTTGAGTTTCTTGTCTAAACTGCTCGCCTTATTGTACAATGCTTCACTCACAGATGGATCAGTTACTATGTCGTCTTTTCCGTGTAAAATCAATAGTGGCAGCGACACCTGCAATATGTAAGGCTGGAAATTCAGATTCCACGTTATACATTCTTCAACATTGAAGTTCATCCCCCTTTCTTGTGCCTTACGAGTAGTTCACTGATTGAATCAGACATTATTTGATGTAATTCATTACCTTCTCCAGTTGGTGTTCTATCTCCTGTGTTGTCCTCAGCAATTCCACGGCTGTTCCTAGCCGAGGTTTATGCTTGTAAGCAATGACGTTATAGGCTGTCTGAATCAAGAACAAAACACGAGAATCTCATCGTTCTCATAAATAGTTGGCTCTGCATTTCCACTTCGTacaggataaaaaaaattaatttcttttagGCTCTACATATTCAGGTcacgttttattttattttataatttttggatGGTAAAGAGAACACGCTTCGTAAAACAATTACATTATTCAACTCAAAGGCcgaaatatacaaaaaaattgcCCAAAAGTCTACAGTTGGCATTTTCCCATTCTTCTCTCTTAATATTGAATACAAAGCTCTAATCACAAGAAAACTCTATCTAATATTTATTACCATTTTGATAACCTTAGcagatattaatatattataatcatGTCATAAGATAAATTTGATTCTAATATCTGAACATGTGAACTTAACATATCATCACATTCtctttgagaataaaaaagTAAAAGCTAAAGCTAAAATGAACCACACCTCACTAAACCTCAAGTGTGCTTTTCATTAGCATCCTAATGTGGTtatatttttccttcaaattcaCTTAggaattcaaatttcaatttccTCGACTATCATAAACTTGTAATTTAGTTCAAGGAAAATGGCCTACTTGTTCTCTCTTCCTCGCATCTTGGAATGCCATCTCAGCCAAATCCTTCTGAGGAACCAGCTTCTGTTTTGGAAGTAATTTTGAGACTCCAATTAGAATTTGAGTTACTAGCCAGGGAGGGACCATGTCATCTGCAATCTAGAGAAAAGTTTCCATAACGAACAGACAAAGTTCAATTGGTACACTTTGTAAGAAATAAAATGCATAGAGTACCTTACACATAGGTGCAACAAGAACTGCACCGCTCCACAAATTGGGCTGTTTTAGGTGCACTTTAAGCGCAACTGCTCCCCCCATAGATTGTCCAAAAAGAAAACTTGGCAATGAGCTGAAGTTTGGATTCCCTGCACCAACAATCACCTTAATACAATGGAAAAGTATACCGTACACCTTAAAATCCATTCACGGTACTTGAACAATTTTCTCTTTCTCTCTCACTCAGTATCTGTGAgttatcaatttttaaaatagctCGAACTAACAGGAGGTGGCACAATCATTAACTTTGTATTTTAACAACGAGATTTAGAAAAAGTCGTAACTAACATAGTATCAAAAGAAGTAAATCACATGTTTTATCAGAAAGTAGCTATAGAATTCAAGCGCTTACAAAGTATGGTTACTTtggaattatttatataatttacaaTGACTGAGGCGACTTGGAAGTTAGTTACAGTTTTAATGGATTTCCTACTggacaaatcttatattttcaGTAAAACATTTGCACATCCATGCGGCCGTTAGGTTCATGCCCAATCATCATTCTATTCTTTATTTGCCATGAGAAACCCATTAGGGATGTGCGCACTCATTTCTGTGCTCGAGCATAAAACAGAGGTAGAGATTGTTAAAATCCTAAAGCAAAATACGATAGTTCACCTAACGACAGACCTTTCACCTTTGAATAATGCTCAATTACATCATCCACGAGCCTGTCAAAGCTTGGAATATAGCCATGTAGACCTTCTGACAGACCAAATCCAGGGTAGTCCAGTGCGAAAACTCCAAAACCAGAAGATGCTAGCTTTCTGGCAATTCCTGTAAACATTGTATAAAAGCAATAAGTTCGACTTTACTCAAGAAGTAAGTTTGCGATATTAGCAGTTATATGAGATTCGTGCCTTCAAAGAAAAATGTGCAAGTATCTCCATAACCATGACAAAAACAAACCACAGCTTTTGGGGAACCACTTTCTGGAAGCCAACTTTTTGAAAACATCTCCAATCCCCTAGAGTTCACTTCAAGTgactgaaaataaaataataataagtatcTGATAATCCAGTACTAGTACAAGGTGAAAAAAGGTCAACAAGATATTCGACAAATGGAAGCAAAAGTTGAACCCTGTCATGATGGATAGTGCAGGATAAATCAATGTTACCCATAAAGAGTTGGCCAATGGGAAATACCAAGGCATATTCTTGAAGGTACAAGGGTCAGCCAAAATAAAAATCCACCAAGTAAGAAATCTAGAGGTGTGTTATCCATGGAAAAGTGGAGAGGGAGCGATGGAACGGTTGAAACCTTAGAATttctttaatatatttgaaatgaaaacaaacaaATTGGAAAATAATTACCTCATTCATCTTCAATCTTCCATGTGGCATCTGCAAGACAAGTCAAGTGTTATACAAAATCTCAATTTCAAGTCCATTCCACAACCATGAGATCAATCCCAGTAGTCATTCCACACGTACGCAAGCAGCACAAGTGCCTAGTATAACCTTCAAGTGTTTTAACTATGGCAGTAAAATAAATCTCCTAGCATTAATTGACCAACAGAAAGTAGCATAAAAGTAACATATCAGAATCTTAGACTCGACTAATTTTatcatatgttaaaaatatcCATCAACTAAATCTTAGCATAACCAAATTAAAAACGTGCTAAACTAGGAAATCATTTGCATGAGACAATAATATTAAACAGGAAAGATGAAGCCCTTATGCCTTCCCCGTGACGACAGGGTGGATCCAGGATTTCCAGGGTGGGGCTAAGGAAGTGGCAGCTCAGCGGCATTAGAGACGGaaacttgattttttaaaaaattatatataattccaatttatttatttttatctgtGTGGGGAAATCGGTCCCGTATGGTAAAAATTCCCTCTTTAGCTTAAACTCTAGCACAGATCAAACCAAATCGATGAGATATCTAATACCAACCATTATCATTCAATTTTCCACAACAAAAACGAAGGAAGAAAAACGTTAACTTTAATTCAACAAATGATTATTATATCCCATTAAAACACGAGCAGCAAATTACCAAATACCTTGAATAAGATATGATCTATGGAGAGCTGAATGTGCTTGAATGCCTCGCGAGCCCGGCGCCTGGGTCCCACCATGTCCATGTCAGCATCCAATATCTTCTGCAACTCCTCATCCACGCCCACAAACTTTACGGTTTTTCCCATTACTTTAAAGCTTTATCACTCTCGCAGGCAAAATCTTGGCCTTCAATTCTTGTCCATATCAAGAACCCACGAAGACTTGAAGAAATAGGAAATCAACGAAAAATGAAAAGAGAATTGTCGGAGTTGGATTTTTCTTGTACCATTAAAAGCGTGTGCACACTATAAATTCCAGGCCCATGTGTCTGAGATAAGTGAATGGGTGTGGTGAACGAGTCGAAGATGCGGAGTTGTGGGAAGGAAGACTGTGACGACTTGGACTTTTCAATGGGATCCAATAATtcaataaattcaatattttcattaattattaacTGTAAAAAGAAACCTTACCCAACTACTGTTGTTTTAGAAGTCCTTCAAGTTTAAAAAACCAGACTGTATGTCTAAAATTATGCATATATTTTAGAACCTATATTAGGATTGGTATAATCCTAGTAAAAGAGAGAGATCGAATTCATATACACAAAATCattgttattttataaaaattattttattaattttgttatatCAATCATATTTGATCTTTGAATACTTTGAGTTGCTCCAATACTCTCAAATTTCACTATCGGTTCGCTATCTAACTGAAATATCCAATTATTGAAAGATAAATGTCTTTTGATGTAATTTGACATCACAAATGACCAAAATTGTAACCaaacaaagataaaatattaaaatgacaAGTTTCTCTTCTCCAATCAATCAAAATTTAGTcttgttatttattttgttttgatcaAGATAGTGACAATCGTGAATATAAACTTCATTAATAATTTACGATCGAtgatgaataaataaaaaaagaaacaaatctACCAACAGAAGTAGATCGCAAAATGGGATCCATACGTTTGGTAAATCAGGTGTGGGCTTCGATGTTTGAAATCACTAATATTGGGCCTGGCCCAAAATTAAGGAAAACTCGAAAAATAAATCTCCCAACCGCAACTTACCAGCAGAAGTAGAACCCAAAATGTGAGGTAAATCTGGTTTGGGCTACAATATTAGTAATTACAAATGTTGGGTTAGCCACTTCATATATGCTCCCACGTCGAAATAttgatttgattatttattattattattattattattattatattaaaggTTGAGTTGTGAAACATAAGAGATATCTGAATTTGTGAAGTAGATGTGTGTTTGACTAATGATCATGAGTTCAATTCATCGTACCGACTTTTaattctaaatttctaaataaaaatcCTGAATCCGTATCTGGACCATATCTATCCAAAAATCACGACTATAGGGATAAAAATTCACATTTCCCCCTTTCCATCGGATATAACATGGAATCCACATTTTATATATCGAAATGTCATATGAAAGATTTTTTAATTGAGTTGACGTTTGTGTATCATGGGTTAGAAAAAAGATATAGTCTAGATATGCATTCCTCGGACTAGTTCTTTGCAAATGAAGTGATTTGATGTCACTATAAAACTTTGGATATGGTTATCTGATTATACAGCTagcttttatttttttcccctcGATATCCATGCCTAAGGGTACTGAGTAAATTAActctgtgtttttttttaaaaaaaaaataatgtgagtaaattttcacaaaaaaatgtCTTGAAATCatcttaaatttcaattttgtgacacagatcGGTCCTTTTTTACTAACTTTGGATATAAtttcatatatacatatatatgctTAAAAAGCACATGCACGACAAAGAAATAGTGGCAGCGGTTTTAGCAGTAAGTATATGACTCGTGGTTTCAAGCTCATAGATTTTTCACATGCAATTTTTAGcaaatttaaagaaaacatatatggtttttaaaatttgtcCCATTTTGGTATTGGTCAAGGGAGGATGCGAGTTGAAACGAGCTGATCAAtatgtttaattctttcatATTCTAACAAAATTAGCGATGAAATTGATCAGCAGCTCGAATTCAAGTCGAGTTTTTACGTACCAAGTCATCACTTTCTAGCCATTCTCGAGTCACGGATCGGCTCACCTCCACTTTTGATCTCAATCCACACAAAACTTCaaagtatatataatattgtcGATCTTGTTTAATTTGTCAACGTACCCACATTTCAAAACCATGTCACAATCAGTATCCACAACTCAATCTGCTCCACCACACACATTACCAGTCACTTCAATGGTGCGACCGATCTTTTTGCATGGCAACAGGGAACCACACTTGCTTTAAGAAAGATGGCCCTTGAGAACCaaaatggataaaaaaaaattcgggtgacatccaaaaatgattttttttttaaaaaaaaaattatcttaaaaTTTAATAGAATATATTTAATTACGGGAATTTGATTTAGATGTAATCTTAACTCTAGCTAATTTCTTTTACATCGGTTTGATTGATTGGTtgcatatttataaattaacgtAATTCTCAAATTCTTTTGCTTTTGTTGTTTTCGTTTAGTGGAAGCGGAGACACGGTTCAGTTTTTTCCAAAAGCAAATTATGAGAGCTTGCATGCTGTGGCTTTATCAGAAAGCACTGAAATTTTGCTTAGACTAATGGAAGAGTCGCCCTTCGTGTCTGATCGATCAAGAAATTTAATAGAGCTGGCTAGATTCGATTTATTTTATGGATCAAATTATTtctatctttttaaaaaataatatatatttgaatagtTTTCAATTGATAGGAATATGATCTGTTCATTCAGCAATGAGTATGCTGGTACATAAGACAATGTCCGAAAATCAAGGGCATTGCAGTACAACTGGTACTAGGTCTAGTGGCATCAAAAGATGCTTTACATTTTATATATCCACAACCTTTTTTCGTATACGCCAAATTCCAAATGCATTAATAATTATTCTTCTATCATTCGAGTTTCCCATCAAGTGAAGGAAATATATCTTTagttgaaaaatataaaaatattatcggACCATCCCTCTCAAATGTTTTGAGTTCTCGTGAGAATGTCATGACATCTATCTATCTTGGTACCAGATCGAGCTTTAGATTCAAAATCTCTAAAATATACCATTATGTTCGTGTTTTGTTAAATTGATCATCTTGAGTACTGTTTACTTTTGGACCTCTACATTTCCTAGTTTTCGTCTGTCAACTTGCACTTTTGTTAAAGAAAAAATCCGGAGTTTATGGTCAAATGCATTAATACAACTATGTAATGTAATATATTAGGTTAGAAATGACATCGACTTGGTTTATATTAGTGTTGCAACTTAAAATTATACCTCGATCCGATATTGCTTCGTACGTATATGCTTGCATGGTTAAATATAGAAAGTGGAGTAAACAGGCCTttggcttttttttttggtttcgtCGAGAAATTATTTACACCTTTACCTAGTGCGATTAACGGTACTGTGCATTTGGGGGAGTACGGATAAACGATCACATTGTGAAACATTTGTcagattttaaatgttagtttttaTGAAAAGGAATGGGATCTTAAAATGAATTACGTACACACGCTCATCACacgtactttttttttttttaatgatccACAATCCCACATTTGTCATTTACTATTGCTGGCTGAACGCTCGAAATTTTGATCTTTGATTtgtaatataatttgaaatattcGAGTTGAATAGCCATTAATATTTATAACTTTTTACGAAGTGTTAGATCCTATAATTATTAgatcaattaaataatgagtaggtttcttgtgagatgtGTCAACCCTAcggatattcacaataaaaagtaatactcttagcataaaaagtaatattttttcatggatgacccaaataagagatccgtctcacaaaatacgacctgcgaaaccgtctcacacaagtttttgtattaaataatatctttatcgaaatataattttaatgtgGCTCTCGAACTGTCGAAcaatttaagatatttaaattattgtatTATTACCAACTATAATTTTAGACgacaacacaaaatatttttatcttgcCAACTATTTGTGTCAATGATAATTATTGTTCTCGGTTACACATTGAGACTGTTTTTATGGCATTTCAATATAAACATTCGGATCGAAATCAAGACCAGTGACACAAATGGTAGGCAAATTAGTAAAAGTGTTTTGTGTTATTCTCTAAAATTATAGTTGGTGATATAACACTATagtttaaatatatatagtttatatatatattatgtttgcGATAATTATTTCACAGTTTTAATGCTCAATGAATATTGGAACTGCATGAATACCTATTTGTATTGGCCTACAATATTTTAATGCTGAACGAGGACGAAATGTTCATTGATTTGACAAATTAACAAATATGAAATTTACTTTAATTCGTTTCATTAATTATTTTGGAAGAAAAatgtcttctttttttttttttttgggaaggGAGTTAACAAATGATGAccattattaaataatttcatttgCACTAAAAGTTGATTGATTATATTCGTTATCAAACGTCTATATATGAAGGCTTTAGTGGGTGGGTTGTAGTAAAGGTGAATTAAACGATTAATATTAATCATTTTAGTGCGCTTATTTAATGAAACACTTGATGTTTAAcgttaatttaatattatttatgttaagCGACACGATTTTGTTGTTTTAAAAGCATTGATGATGGACATTGCAGCTACTAAAGTTTTGGATCCAAGTCACTCACCTTTAGGATTTGGtaaaaatgtgtgtgtgtgtgtttattttattttactttttatgtaCAACTTTGGATTTTGAAGTTTTGATTTCACATGGATCATATcaaatttctttatttattttaatataatatagtcGAGCGAAATTCATTCCTCAAATCTTTCTTtagatcaaattttttaaatccaaCTAAAATTATTATGTCCAAATATAACCTTTGTTTGTATCTTTGTCGATGTATTTGAGATTTATCCATTGCGGTTATTGCGCCGATGAGCGCAAGAAATTTAAAGATCATACTTGTGGCCTCATGTATTTTTTATATGGAATTCGAAATCTACTCTTTAGACATGTGATTCCGAATTCGTGAATTTTGGATATTTCCATTTgacaatattaaatttttttttgatgtaTTTGGTAAGATTAATTTTACTTACTATACATAATTTATGTCTTCCTAGGTTCCGGAGTGCGGGCCCGCATGCGAGCTTACCTATTCGGCAGCGTATAAAAAATTTAGCCAATGAATAACTTTGACTATTAAGTattcatataaaattatttactaGAGTAAATTAGAAAAGTTGAGGGAGAATTAATttgagttttttaaaaattatataaaattagtTACTAGAGTAAAGAAAAATTGATGGGGAATtaagttgatttttttaaaaaattatgtgaataattttttaaaaaatttatttgaataatttttttataatacttttattttatttttttgccatCAGCTTCCTCTTGTGCAAGTTATATATTAATgttt harbors:
- the LOC140964916 gene encoding caffeoylshikimate esterase-like isoform X1, whose translation is MGKTVKFVGVDEELQKILDADMDMVGPRRRAREAFKHIQLSIDHILFKMPHGRLKMNESLEVNSRGLEMFSKSWLPESGSPKAVVCFCHGYGDTCTFFFEGIARKLASSGFGVFALDYPGFGLSEGLHGYIPSFDRLVDDVIEHYSKVKGLSLGNPNFSSLPSFLFGQSMGGAVALKVHLKQPNLWSGAVLVAPMCKIADDMVPPWLVTQILIGVSKLLPKQKLVPQKDLAEMAFQDARKREQTAYNVIAYKHKPRLGTAVELLRTTQEIEHQLEKVSLPLLILHGKDDIVTDPSVSEALYNKASSLDKKLNLYDDVYHSLLEGEPDEMILKVFGDIITWLDEHC
- the LOC140964916 gene encoding caffeoylshikimate esterase-like isoform X2, with product MGKTVKFVGVDEELQKILDADMDMVGPRRRAREAFKHIQLSIDHILFKMPHGRLKMNESLEVNSRGLEMFSKSWLPESGSPKAVVCFCHGYGDTCTFFFEGIARKLASSGFGVFALDYPGFGLSEGLHGYIPSFDRLVDDVIEHYSKVKGNPNFSSLPSFLFGQSMGGAVALKVHLKQPNLWSGAVLVAPMCKIADDMVPPWLVTQILIGVSKLLPKQKLVPQKDLAEMAFQDARKREQTAYNVIAYKHKPRLGTAVELLRTTQEIEHQLEKVSLPLLILHGKDDIVTDPSVSEALYNKASSLDKKLNLYDDVYHSLLEGEPDEMILKVFGDIITWLDEHC